TCAAGTCAGAGATGAATTTGAACAATAGTTGGACATATAATGAAGGCATCAGAGCATAGCAAGCTAACGATGGAGCACCGTTGCAGCAGATCTCGTGGCACTATGTAAAAGTTACTCGTAAAGACACCTTCATGCAAATTTGTGTATCATGCCCTCATGTGTAACAAAAATTGTCTAGTTGTACTTGTGTTACAAAAGGTGCATAGTGAAGTAGCCATCCAATGTAGCAGCCCATATTGAAAGGTGGACTAAGAAAAACCTTCAAGTATGCATAATTTCCTGTCCAATCACTGGATAACAGGTATAGTTTAAATTTGTCACATACATAGTACCGCTCAGAAACATTTCTAATTTTTTGCCAACATGTTAAAAGATATCCTCAGTCTTTCCCATTACAGTCAGGGTTCCGGGTTTCCTTTGTGAAAAACCCCATTGAAGAGACCAAAATTCGGTGAAATTTCCTAATTTCAAAACGAATTTCGAGTCCcgaatttgaaaattttgaattatgaAACTTAGAAAAAATGTAAAGAAAAGTTGACTCAACCAGGAGGCGAACCTACAACCCCTTCCAGGAAGCTGCAGACATCCTTTACCACTAGAATAGAGCTATTGGTTTGGAAACTCCCAGTTCTTTTTGTTGTTATATACTTATATGTTCATAATTTGAATGACCGAAATACTTTGGTGGAGATGATTTTTATCAGGACCCAACGGAAAAAAGTAGTTCATGAATTACGGAACGAATTTCGTAACCATGACTACATTATGGAAACTTATAACTAGTTTGCAAAGAGCACCTATACCCGTCATGTAATTTTGAAGCAACACACATCTTAAGATACTGGGAAAGTTTCCAGTGCTGAGTACGCTATACTAAATAAGTATAGGCACATGACAGGTTGACAGCTCCCATGCTAGTGCTCCAATATGCCACATACGTTGTAATCTTTCTACAAACTGAAGAGATTTCATGAGTAGGGAAACCTTTTTGTCAAGGGATAGCACATATCCGGGTAGACATGAGAATTCAACAAGTACCATAGAGGCAAAACTGCACCTTAAAAATTATTTCTCAAACAAAATTTGCAACAAACCGTAAATTCAAGATCCTGAAAATTGAGGGCATTGTATCAAGGCTCAGCATGCTAAAATGGGTGTCTAGCTGATAGATACGAATCCAGCACAACTGGCACATATATTTTAGTTTCTCGAATGATGTGTTCAGTTCTCTATATGAAACTAAAGATAGGGACTCATCACAAGAAGTCATTCCATACACAAAAAGAAGGTTTGCTCCATAGTTCAACATAGGCATGAGAAACATAACATAATCTAAATACAATGCTTGGAACATGATTTGACTTACAGTTCATGATCAGACTTGCTGAACTTCAAGGACCTGGGCTACGGAGAAGCATCCACAGCTCCATTGTTATGCTTTTCACCACCATCGTCGTCTCCTAACCTCTTCTTAGCATTAtcccccccctcctcctcctcctcaataCTTTCAATCTCCATTTCTGCCTTCTCCAATATCTCTCTCCACCTCACCTCAAGGTCCCTTTGCATATCCCTCCGCATTCGTTTCAACTGCGCCATGTGCTGCCTCTTGCTACTCTCCACCCTCTCGTAAACCTCCCCAAACCTCCGAATTGACTCCGTCAGCACTGCAAACTCCTCCCCCTTCAGTGCACCAGTCACATCACCCCCCAATTCCGCATCCGACCCTGCACCGCCACATCCGGCCAGCACAAACTCCCCGACATCCACACCCCACGAATAACGCGGCACTGGTTGTCTGTCGCGACGGCGCTTCACGATACGAGGTAGCAACGGTAGCGGCGTTGGGCACATGAGGGACAACATCTTGTCGAAGTAGACCCAATTGGAGGGCGAGGGGTGGTTGGAGCGGTGCGCAGCCAGGCGGGacctctccttctctttccTAAACATCTTCCTGAGGGTGTCGATGCGGTTGCGACACTGCGCCTCGGAGTAGTATCCAGCagggcgggaggcggcggctgctacGAGGTGGGAGACCTCGAGCCACTCGTCGGCGCtgaggctgcggcggccggcgcagaCGAAGCGTTCGCCCCAGGCGTCGAGGAGCGCGAAGGTGGAGTCCTCCGTCCACTCGGACGCGCTACGCGAGGCCGGGGCCGGAGCAGCGGCCGAGGGCGTAAGGCGCGGGGCGAACTCAAAGCCGAGCGCGTAGCGGTCGGTGCGGCGGCGCTTGGAGCGTGGCGAGGGGGaggcgtcggaggaggagggcgacgaAGAgagggaagcggcggcggggtcgtcCATGTGTGGGTCTAGGGTTTGGGTTGGAGCGGTTCGGCGAGGTGGATTGGCCGGGGCAGTTGGAAGTCCGGCGAGGTTGGAATTTGGAGAGTacgttccttttcttttctttttctgacaACAAAGACTAGTTTGGATGGTGTCCAAACCTGGTCTAtagaccaaaattttggtaatGACCGGTGTTGTACGGATGAAAACGAGTATTTTTGGTGAGCCAATGCTAACTAACGATATACTTCACCGaccctaaattgttgttgaaatattatatgtatctaaacgttttttaagaatatatatattcatatttggataattttgagacaagaatttaaaatcggagggagtattttgtaAACTTTGGCAGCAAACAAAACTTAAAAAAATCGTCAAACCAAATTCAATGGCACATGCTATGTATTGAGCTCTGCTTTCTCCATGCAGTGCCTTTTGTCTATCTTTCTCTTTGTGATTTTATCACGGAGAAACAACCCAAATTCCCAATTCAGCCCACTAGCCAACACTCTCTACTCTATCTATCTACCCAAATAATAAAAGGACGAACGCTTCCTTCGTCATCGTCCGTCTCTTCGTTCGCTCGACTCACCCTCCCCCGAACAACATAAAAAACAGCCCGTCCTTCTTCCCATGTCCTCTTCCATGATCGCCCCTCCTCACCTCCCTGGTTTCCTCTCCAGCTTCCTGTTCCTCTCCGGCACGGAGAGGCTTGAACTCCTGGACTCCCCTCGACATCCCCTTGACGAGCAGCCGGACTCCTGAAACTAACCTCGACATCCTGTACCTCCCTTCGACCACCCCTCGACGAGCAGCCGAACTCGCGGTGGCCTCCTCCGCAACCATGCCGGCCCCTCTGGAGAGACCCAAATCAGCCGTCCCTCGCCACGATTTCATGCTGTAGGGAGGTCGAGAAGCACCGCCGCGCGCCAACTCATTGGCCACCTCGCGGGCTCCGGGTGCCCTCCATGCTGCGAGTGACCCATCGGTGGCCACGATCTCGTGCGGGAGAGCTGGCGCGCGTAGAGACGTACGCGCAGGAGAGG
The Brachypodium distachyon strain Bd21 chromosome 2, Brachypodium_distachyon_v3.0, whole genome shotgun sequence genome window above contains:
- the LOC100826652 gene encoding trihelix transcription factor ASIL1, with translation MDDPAAASLSSSPSSSDASPSPRSKRRRTDRYALGFEFAPRLTPSAAAPAPASRSASEWTEDSTFALLDAWGERFVCAGRRSLSADEWLEVSHLVAAAASRPAGYYSEAQCRNRIDTLRKMFRKEKERSRLAAHRSNHPSPSNWVYFDKMLSLMCPTPLPLLPRIVKRRRDRQPVPRYSWGVDVGEFVLAGCGGAGSDAELGGDVTGALKGEEFAVLTESIRRFGEVYERVESSKRQHMAQLKRMRRDMQRDLEVRWREILEKAEMEIESIEEEEEGGDNAKKRLGDDDGGEKHNNGAVDASP